One stretch of Chlamydia abortus DNA includes these proteins:
- the murG gene encoding undecaprenyldiphospho-muramoylpentapeptide beta-N-acetylglucosaminyltransferase, which yields MMKKINKIALAVGGSGGHIVPALATREAFCREGVDVLLLGKGLENHPSLGEQQILYKEIPSGLPTFVRPITAVRRVCSLYAGYKKAKKELLIFDPDVVIGFGSYHSLPVLMAALKKKIPIFLHEQNVVPGKVNKLFSRFAKGVGVSFPPVIKRFACPAQEIALPKRAFSSFNPIVERLTSHSPTICVVGGSLGAKTLNDHVPPALVEVAKDYPHMYVHHVAGPKGDVVSIQHVYSRGGVSFCVKSFEQDMLSVLLSSDLVISRAGATIMDELLWAQSPSILIPYPGAYRHQEENAKFFVYTIGGGSMILEKQLSKAVLTKNILLALDPETIKNRREALRAYYQNKSSKSFYQFICECL from the coding sequence GTGATGAAGAAAATCAACAAAATAGCTTTAGCCGTCGGAGGCTCGGGAGGACATATCGTCCCCGCTCTAGCAACAAGAGAAGCATTTTGTAGAGAAGGTGTAGATGTGCTGCTTCTGGGTAAGGGTTTAGAAAACCACCCAAGCCTTGGAGAACAGCAAATCCTCTATAAAGAAATTCCCTCAGGATTGCCGACATTTGTGCGACCTATCACTGCTGTCCGGAGAGTATGTTCTCTATATGCAGGATATAAAAAGGCAAAAAAAGAACTCCTTATTTTTGATCCCGATGTGGTTATAGGTTTCGGTAGTTACCACTCTTTACCAGTATTGATGGCAGCATTGAAAAAGAAAATCCCTATATTTTTACACGAGCAAAATGTTGTGCCCGGCAAGGTAAATAAGCTGTTTTCACGTTTTGCCAAGGGTGTAGGTGTATCTTTCCCACCTGTAATTAAGAGATTCGCCTGTCCAGCTCAAGAGATTGCCTTACCAAAACGAGCTTTTTCTTCTTTTAATCCTATTGTAGAACGCCTAACTTCCCATTCTCCAACGATTTGTGTTGTGGGAGGATCTCTAGGAGCAAAGACATTAAATGATCATGTCCCACCCGCACTTGTTGAGGTTGCCAAGGATTATCCCCATATGTATGTTCATCACGTTGCAGGACCAAAAGGTGATGTAGTTTCCATACAGCATGTCTATAGTCGTGGTGGTGTGTCCTTTTGTGTAAAATCCTTTGAGCAGGATATGCTGAGTGTCTTACTTTCATCAGATCTTGTCATTAGTCGTGCCGGAGCTACGATTATGGATGAATTGTTGTGGGCACAAAGTCCTTCTATACTTATCCCATATCCGGGAGCCTATCGACATCAGGAAGAAAATGCAAAATTCTTTGTCTATACGATAGGAGGAGGATCAATGATCCTTGAAAAACAGCTTTCTAAAGCAGTGTTAACGAAAAATATTTTGCTTGCTCTGGATCCTGAAACTATTAAAAATAGGCGAGAAGCTTTGCGAGCTTATTATCAAAACAAATCTTCTAAGTCTTTTTATCAATTTATATGTGAATGTTTATAG
- the ftsW gene encoding putative lipid II flippase FtsW: MKWFIVSCLLGIFSLGLVMVFDTSSAEILDRSLPCSTHKALIRQITYLGLGLGLSTLVYITGWKDFLKMSPTLLFIAGCALIAVLIPGIGVCRNGAKRWLGIGQLTLQPSEFVKYLVPCVAIEYLVFRPQYRENFKLFLKLTATLFLPILLIAIEPDNGSAAVIAFSLIPVFIMTAVRLRYWLLPLLCVLVVGGALAYRMPYVRHRFNVYLHPELDIKGRGHQPYQAKIAAGSGGLFGKGPGASLQKLTYLPEAQNDYIAAIYAEEFGFLGMLLLILLYMYFVYGGYVIAIRASSLEGASLAIAVTVIIGMQAFMNLGVVSGLLPSKGVNLPFFSQGGSSLIANMCGVTLLLRVCDEENQQNSFSRRRLGRTYRPRSSNKRSIL, encoded by the coding sequence ATGAAATGGTTTATAGTTTCTTGTTTGTTAGGGATTTTTTCCCTGGGTCTAGTTATGGTCTTTGATACTTCCTCTGCAGAAATTCTCGATCGTTCACTTCCTTGTAGTACCCATAAGGCTTTAATCCGTCAGATTACCTACTTAGGATTAGGATTGGGCCTTTCTACTTTGGTTTATATAACAGGTTGGAAAGATTTTCTAAAAATGAGCCCCACATTATTGTTCATAGCAGGATGTGCGCTTATAGCTGTTTTGATTCCCGGTATAGGGGTCTGTAGAAATGGAGCTAAGCGGTGGTTAGGTATAGGACAACTGACTTTACAGCCCTCAGAGTTTGTAAAATATCTTGTTCCCTGCGTCGCTATCGAATATCTTGTATTTCGTCCTCAGTATCGAGAAAATTTCAAACTCTTTCTTAAGCTCACTGCTACACTGTTTCTCCCTATTTTACTTATTGCTATAGAGCCTGACAACGGTTCCGCAGCCGTAATAGCTTTTTCTTTGATTCCTGTATTTATTATGACAGCTGTGCGTTTACGTTATTGGTTACTTCCGTTGTTATGCGTTCTTGTTGTTGGCGGCGCTCTTGCTTATAGAATGCCTTACGTGCGACACCGTTTCAATGTTTATCTCCACCCAGAATTAGACATTAAAGGTCGAGGACATCAGCCCTATCAAGCAAAAATAGCCGCAGGGTCAGGGGGATTATTTGGTAAGGGCCCAGGAGCTAGCCTACAAAAGCTTACCTATCTTCCAGAAGCACAAAATGACTATATCGCAGCAATATACGCAGAAGAATTTGGCTTCCTAGGTATGCTGCTTTTGATTTTGTTGTATATGTATTTTGTTTACGGTGGTTACGTAATTGCTATCCGAGCCTCTTCTTTAGAAGGAGCTTCTTTGGCTATAGCCGTAACGGTAATTATTGGCATGCAGGCTTTTATGAATTTGGGCGTTGTGTCAGGATTATTACCAAGTAAAGGAGTGAATCTCCCTTTTTTTAGTCAGGGAGGGTCCTCTCTGATTGCGAATATGTGTGGTGTTACATTGCTGTTAAGGGTGTGTGATGAAGAAAATCAACAAAATAGCTTTAGCCGTCGGAGGCTCGGGAGGACATATCGTCCCCGCTCTAGCAACAAGAGAAGCATTTTGTAG
- a CDS encoding muramidase family protein: MNRRDTIIIATLVNAVLVLVLFTTAKHADKKNADVLCPPLPTKLVEFVPPPVEKVQEKVEKIEKPVVETVPQRVSKEELAVQFAETKSVVVKAPPTPHVPQTTSPAPVAPPTPPEPNTQVTKETPKKEAYATVVVKKGDFLERIAKANHTTVAVLMQINDLSSTQLKIGQVLKVPVYDKQETTKNPQVKVASAEDFYTVQEGDSPWTIALRNRIRLEDLLKMNDLDEQKARKLRPGDQLRIR, from the coding sequence ATGAACCGTAGAGATACGATTATAATCGCAACTTTAGTGAACGCTGTTTTGGTGCTAGTACTCTTTACTACAGCAAAGCATGCAGATAAGAAGAATGCCGATGTATTATGCCCTCCCTTGCCTACGAAACTTGTTGAATTTGTCCCTCCTCCTGTAGAAAAAGTACAGGAAAAAGTCGAGAAGATCGAAAAACCTGTCGTAGAAACGGTTCCACAGCGTGTGTCTAAAGAAGAATTGGCTGTGCAATTTGCAGAAACTAAGTCTGTAGTTGTCAAAGCCCCTCCAACACCGCATGTTCCTCAAACGACTTCTCCTGCGCCAGTTGCACCTCCTACACCTCCAGAACCAAACACCCAAGTGACTAAAGAAACTCCTAAGAAGGAAGCTTACGCCACGGTTGTTGTCAAGAAAGGAGACTTCTTAGAACGTATTGCTAAGGCAAATCATACAACTGTCGCTGTACTTATGCAGATCAACGATCTATCTTCTACCCAATTGAAGATAGGTCAAGTACTGAAAGTCCCTGTATACGATAAGCAAGAAACAACTAAGAATCCTCAAGTGAAAGTAGCGAGTGCTGAGGATTTTTATACTGTCCAAGAAGGAGATAGCCCTTGGACCATAGCGTTACGTAATCGAATTCGTCTTGAAGATCTATTAAAAATGAATGATCTTGACGAACAAAAAGCTCGTAAACTAAGACCCGGGGATCAGTTGCGTATACGATAG
- the murD gene encoding UDP-N-acetylmuramoyl-L-alanine--D-glutamate ligase has protein sequence MNNRRVLVLGSGVTGKSAAEFLRNRGDYVIGVDGSAEALHSCHFFCERYLDSAEEFPEDIDLCVRSPGIKTSHPFVVEAKHRGIPIVTDIQLAFQDPEFHRYPSLGVTGSAGKTTTVLFLVHLLRSVGMSACAMGNIGFPILQAMYQKGIRVVEISSFQLAEQEIEIPVLSAAAILNISENHLDYHYTLQAYTEAKSHIAKCLQSPESLWVGDGVSFGKSYLEATREINLVLDKGSALKPLYLHDRNNYCAGYALANEVTKIPLESFLQAVLTFDKPPHRIEYLGEKDGVRYINDSKATTMSSVEKALIAVKENIIVILGGRNKGSNFASLIPVLTQTVKHVVAMGECRTEIAQALSSSNLPLTQAQDLQEAVHVAQSIAQPGDVILLSPGCASFDQFRSFEERGDCFKQLVGEMEALKI, from the coding sequence GTGAATAATCGACGTGTCTTAGTCTTGGGATCAGGCGTTACAGGAAAATCTGCAGCCGAGTTTCTCCGTAATCGCGGAGATTACGTTATTGGTGTCGATGGATCGGCAGAAGCTCTACATTCTTGCCACTTCTTTTGTGAGCGTTATTTAGATAGCGCCGAAGAATTCCCTGAGGATATAGACTTATGTGTACGTTCCCCAGGAATCAAAACTTCCCACCCTTTTGTAGTAGAAGCAAAACATCGAGGGATTCCTATTGTTACTGACATACAGTTGGCGTTTCAAGATCCTGAATTTCATCGTTATCCTTCCCTCGGAGTCACAGGATCCGCAGGGAAAACCACCACCGTGTTGTTTTTGGTCCATCTCCTACGTTCTGTCGGGATGTCTGCTTGTGCTATGGGAAATATTGGTTTCCCGATACTTCAAGCCATGTATCAGAAAGGTATCCGTGTTGTGGAAATTAGCTCGTTTCAATTGGCTGAACAAGAAATCGAGATCCCTGTGCTTTCCGCAGCTGCTATTTTAAATATTTCAGAAAACCATTTAGATTATCATTACACCCTACAAGCCTATACCGAAGCAAAAAGTCATATTGCTAAATGTTTGCAATCTCCTGAATCTTTATGGGTTGGCGATGGTGTTTCTTTTGGAAAATCCTATCTAGAAGCTACTAGAGAAATCAATTTAGTTTTAGATAAAGGGAGTGCATTAAAACCATTATACTTGCATGATAGGAATAATTATTGCGCAGGCTACGCTTTAGCTAATGAAGTGACCAAAATTCCTTTGGAATCGTTTTTACAGGCTGTTCTTACGTTTGATAAACCTCCCCATAGGATAGAATATCTGGGAGAAAAAGATGGCGTGCGCTATATCAACGATAGTAAGGCTACAACTATGAGCTCAGTAGAAAAAGCTCTAATAGCTGTAAAAGAAAACATTATTGTTATTTTGGGGGGAAGAAACAAAGGAAGTAACTTTGCTTCTTTGATTCCAGTCCTTACGCAAACTGTAAAACATGTTGTGGCTATGGGGGAGTGTCGGACAGAGATTGCCCAAGCTTTATCTAGTAGTAATCTTCCTTTAACACAAGCTCAAGATCTACAAGAAGCAGTCCATGTAGCCCAGAGTATAGCACAGCCTGGTGACGTAATTTTATTATCTCCTGGATGTGCAAGTTTTGATCAATTTCGTAGCTTCGAGGAAAGAGGAGATTGCTTTAAGCAATTGGTAGGTGAGATGGAGGCATTAAAGATATGA
- the mraY gene encoding phospho-N-acetylmuramoyl-pentapeptide-transferase: MNSGFYLHESLVFFLLTVFALAFILGIFLGKPVIRWLKKRNHYDQVQKEYCEKLEVLHQDKKYTPTAGGILFFIVLLLTIFFWLPLGKLSTWLFAFLIISWSSLGWYDDIVKKRKKKGHGISAKQKFVLQLLISAVITTAVMYIYKGTSLFYTLRVPFFGSVSLGHSVLGQVFYFILAVLAIVGTGNAVNLTDGLDGLAAGTTCMCAFGLLVVAVTSTTIPLATDIPVLLTALLGVSLAFLKYNCSPAQVFMGDTGSLLIGGVLGSCAVMLRAELLLILLGGVFVAEAGSVILQIASCRFRKKRIFLCSPLHHHYEYKGVSETQVVKRFWTAGFFCMVFGIIAALWR; the protein is encoded by the coding sequence ATGAATTCTGGATTTTATCTTCATGAATCTTTGGTTTTTTTTCTGTTAACAGTATTTGCTCTGGCATTTATTCTCGGGATCTTCTTAGGCAAGCCCGTAATACGTTGGCTGAAGAAACGTAATCATTATGATCAAGTACAAAAAGAATACTGTGAAAAATTAGAAGTTCTTCATCAAGATAAAAAATATACGCCTACAGCTGGAGGCATTCTTTTCTTTATCGTTTTGTTACTCACCATTTTTTTTTGGTTGCCCCTAGGGAAACTCTCCACATGGTTATTTGCGTTTTTGATCATCAGTTGGAGCAGCCTCGGGTGGTACGATGATATAGTGAAAAAAAGAAAAAAGAAAGGACATGGTATCTCAGCAAAACAGAAATTTGTTTTGCAGCTTTTGATATCCGCAGTGATCACAACCGCAGTGATGTATATATATAAAGGGACTTCTCTATTTTACACTTTGAGAGTTCCTTTTTTCGGATCTGTTTCTCTCGGGCATTCTGTTTTAGGACAGGTGTTTTATTTTATTCTAGCAGTACTCGCTATCGTCGGAACGGGTAATGCAGTCAATCTTACTGATGGTCTTGACGGTTTGGCAGCAGGAACCACGTGTATGTGCGCTTTTGGTTTGCTGGTGGTTGCGGTTACAAGCACGACCATACCCCTCGCGACTGACATCCCTGTACTATTAACTGCATTGCTAGGAGTCAGTCTGGCTTTCCTAAAATACAATTGTTCTCCGGCACAGGTTTTCATGGGAGATACAGGATCCTTATTGATAGGAGGCGTGTTGGGTAGCTGTGCTGTTATGCTTCGTGCGGAATTACTATTAATTTTACTCGGAGGGGTTTTTGTTGCAGAAGCAGGGTCTGTAATTTTACAAATTGCTAGTTGCCGGTTCAGGAAAAAGCGTATTTTCTTATGCTCCCCACTACATCATCACTACGAGTATAAAGGTGTCTCAGAAACTCAAGTGGTTAAGCGTTTTTGGACAGCAGGATTTTTCTGCATGGTTTTCGGGATCATCGCAGCATTATGGAGATAA
- a CDS encoding UDP-N-acetylmuramoyl-tripeptide--D-alanyl-D-alanine ligase gives MRSILLEDWVTLMLSNVKYPRSGKKISGVAIDSQQVRPGDLFFALSGQCTDGHRFLKQAAQSGAVAAVVSKDYQGDSFGLELIVVNDTTEALKEAGESQSHLLQGTIVGITGSIGKTTTKAFTQTLLSSVYRVYASPKSYNSQLTVPLSLLMADGDEDFVILEMGVSEPKNMQDLLSIVEPEVAVITNITDQHVMNFPDQGVQGIAEEKSQILCNSRVQLLPKDSPWYPHFIKQSMSAEKFSFAFYDETADFYYKVIRKDSVVISTPEGDIDFAVAFPYKPAYSNLLISLSLAWLLDVPVDRIIHSCCDLQLPPMRFEQSIRNGIQIINDAYNACPEAMLAALDAIPHPSEGGKVILILGHMAELGNYSEEGHTVVANKALSKANIIFFIGEKWLPIRHLVKHGACEVSFYPSAQGIEEMLKKVVQQGDIVLLKGSRSLALESLLSCF, from the coding sequence ATGCGATCTATCTTATTAGAAGATTGGGTAACCCTAATGTTATCCAATGTAAAATACCCAAGGTCTGGGAAAAAGATTTCTGGGGTTGCCATTGATAGCCAACAGGTGCGACCAGGCGATTTGTTTTTCGCTCTTTCTGGACAGTGTACGGATGGTCATCGTTTTCTCAAACAGGCCGCGCAATCTGGAGCCGTAGCCGCCGTTGTGTCTAAAGATTACCAAGGGGATTCCTTTGGTTTAGAATTAATCGTTGTTAATGACACTACAGAAGCTTTGAAAGAAGCAGGAGAAAGTCAAAGTCACCTATTGCAAGGAACAATTGTAGGGATTACCGGTTCCATAGGGAAGACAACCACTAAAGCTTTCACACAAACTTTGCTTTCTTCCGTGTATCGGGTGTATGCTAGCCCTAAAAGCTATAATTCCCAACTTACCGTGCCTTTAAGTTTACTCATGGCAGATGGAGACGAAGATTTTGTCATTTTAGAAATGGGAGTTTCTGAACCAAAGAATATGCAGGATTTACTCTCTATAGTAGAACCTGAAGTTGCTGTAATTACTAATATCACAGATCAACATGTTATGAATTTCCCAGATCAGGGTGTCCAAGGCATTGCTGAAGAAAAAAGCCAGATTTTATGCAATAGTCGTGTGCAACTTCTTCCCAAGGACTCTCCTTGGTACCCTCACTTCATCAAACAGTCTATGTCTGCGGAGAAGTTTTCTTTTGCTTTTTATGATGAGACAGCGGATTTTTATTATAAGGTTATTCGTAAGGATAGCGTAGTCATCAGCACTCCTGAAGGGGATATAGATTTCGCTGTAGCATTCCCATACAAGCCCGCTTACAGTAATTTGTTAATTTCTCTGTCTTTAGCCTGGCTTCTTGATGTCCCTGTCGATAGAATTATTCATTCCTGTTGTGATTTACAGCTTCCGCCTATGCGTTTTGAGCAAAGTATTCGTAATGGCATTCAAATCATCAATGATGCATACAATGCTTGTCCAGAGGCAATGCTTGCTGCTTTGGATGCAATTCCTCATCCTTCAGAAGGGGGGAAAGTCATACTTATCTTAGGCCATATGGCAGAATTAGGAAATTATTCTGAGGAAGGCCATACCGTGGTTGCCAATAAAGCTTTATCTAAAGCCAATATTATTTTCTTTATTGGCGAAAAGTGGTTGCCTATTCGGCATCTAGTAAAACATGGCGCTTGTGAAGTTTCTTTCTACCCATCTGCTCAGGGAATAGAAGAGATGTTAAAGAAAGTCGTCCAGCAAGGGGATATTGTCTTGCTAAAAGGATCACGGTCTTTGGCTTTAGAATCTCTATTGAGCTGTTTTTAA
- the groEL3 gene encoding variant chaperonin GroEL3, whose amino-acid sequence MLDKENSLYDTDKKLFHGIDQVFHSIKDHYGPRISSRSFFENQGYLVLSRITLVDPYENIGVDFVKAMAKHIHKKYLDGVTTGIILLYTLLKESYFFLDQGLSLYKLCFALRKMSEKLLTSLKKHAWPLKDGNKAKGIVFSALPDLTIATEMAEAFSSVGSDGFISLSQLEMSHMQITQGLQIPCGYISPYFISPSPQRILTLSQPRVFVTDKKISTFLSFLPLLQELREHGEHLLIFCNGIDPDVLSTFTVNKLEDLLDIVVVDLSRHPDLDPSLFEDITLFTGTNVFSQDFSPTIRLPERVSLGSCASIKISEEETIIIRGHSVSEVLALKIHQIEEEIRTSSCQERKTTLIKRKHRLQSSVAIVPVREENKLFYSLALSTLTAAVDKGYIPGGGAGLFYASLHLCDQEELSEEERAAIKILHMCCRAPLEQLISNMKLESQVVLDKLLSLSTPSLGMNVISQQIEDLIASGILDPLSKIEDIFSLALETGLKILSSKVIITHADK is encoded by the coding sequence ATGTTAGACAAGGAAAATTCCCTGTACGATACAGATAAAAAACTTTTCCATGGTATAGATCAAGTCTTTCATTCTATCAAGGATCATTATGGTCCTCGAATTTCCTCTCGCTCTTTCTTCGAGAATCAAGGCTATCTGGTCTTATCGCGCATCACTCTTGTGGATCCTTATGAAAACATTGGTGTGGATTTTGTCAAAGCTATGGCTAAGCACATTCATAAGAAATATCTTGATGGTGTAACGACTGGTATCATTTTACTTTATACTCTTCTCAAGGAAAGCTACTTTTTTTTAGATCAAGGCTTATCGCTGTATAAACTCTGCTTTGCGTTAAGAAAAATGAGCGAAAAGCTTTTAACATCTTTGAAAAAGCATGCCTGGCCTTTAAAAGATGGGAATAAAGCGAAAGGCATTGTTTTCTCTGCCCTTCCAGATTTAACGATTGCCACAGAAATGGCTGAGGCTTTTTCATCTGTCGGTTCTGATGGATTTATATCATTATCACAACTGGAGATGTCTCATATGCAGATCACACAAGGATTACAAATCCCTTGTGGCTATATTTCTCCTTACTTCATTTCTCCATCTCCCCAGAGGATCCTCACACTTTCACAACCTCGTGTTTTCGTTACTGACAAAAAAATTTCTACCTTCCTTAGTTTTCTTCCTCTATTGCAAGAGTTACGTGAACATGGAGAACATTTACTGATTTTTTGTAACGGTATAGATCCGGATGTTCTTTCTACATTCACTGTGAATAAACTTGAAGATCTCCTCGACATTGTTGTTGTTGATTTGAGTAGACACCCGGATCTTGATCCCTCGTTGTTTGAGGATATCACCTTATTCACAGGAACGAATGTGTTCTCTCAGGATTTTTCTCCAACCATACGGTTGCCCGAGCGTGTATCTTTAGGTTCATGTGCTTCTATAAAAATTTCCGAAGAAGAAACCATCATCATTCGTGGGCATAGTGTTTCTGAAGTTTTAGCATTAAAAATACACCAAATCGAAGAAGAAATTCGCACGAGCTCCTGTCAGGAGAGAAAAACTACATTAATCAAGAGAAAGCACCGCTTACAGAGTTCTGTTGCTATAGTCCCTGTACGCGAAGAAAATAAACTTTTCTATTCTTTAGCCCTTTCCACATTAACTGCTGCGGTAGACAAAGGCTACATTCCTGGAGGAGGTGCGGGTCTATTTTATGCTTCTTTACATCTATGTGATCAGGAAGAACTCTCAGAAGAAGAACGAGCAGCCATAAAGATTTTACACATGTGTTGTCGAGCTCCTTTAGAACAACTCATCAGCAATATGAAACTAGAAAGCCAGGTCGTTCTAGATAAACTGTTATCTCTATCCACACCTAGTTTAGGGATGAATGTCATTTCTCAACAAATTGAAGACCTTATTGCCTCAGGCATTCTAGATCCTCTATCCAAAATCGAGGATATTTTCTCCTTAGCCTTGGAAACAGGATTGAAAATCCTATCCTCAAAAGTCATCATTACCCATGCCGACAAATAA
- a CDS encoding metallophosphoesterase family protein, which produces MYNKPSQAHRIIHISDVHFCVFPKNPLTCFNKRFKGALRQVFGGVTFQSSTIAKRFPDLAVQLQADSICITGDFSLTALDAEFLLAQDFVNTLAQNASVYVLPGNHDVYTQQALNQQTFYHYFPNVQLQNEQISFNKLIDHWWLVLLDCSCLNGWFSANGMIKSSQISVLENFILSLPPKENIIIANHYPLLPTKDPSHDLINHLLLQHVLKKYPNVRLYLHGHNHQAAVYNFKDHAPNMILNSGSVSLPSNARFHIIDLYPQGYHVYTAAITNLLNTQEPLKISIEANLESW; this is translated from the coding sequence ATGTATAATAAACCTTCACAAGCTCATCGTATTATTCATATCTCTGACGTGCATTTCTGTGTTTTCCCTAAAAATCCATTAACCTGTTTCAATAAGAGATTTAAAGGGGCATTACGCCAAGTATTTGGTGGTGTGACCTTTCAGTCTTCAACCATAGCCAAACGTTTTCCTGATTTAGCTGTACAACTGCAAGCGGATAGTATTTGTATTACTGGTGACTTTTCTCTTACAGCTTTAGACGCCGAATTTCTACTCGCTCAAGACTTTGTGAATACCCTAGCACAAAATGCCTCTGTGTATGTACTTCCTGGGAATCATGACGTTTATACGCAACAAGCACTGAATCAGCAGACCTTCTATCACTACTTCCCTAATGTACAATTACAAAACGAACAAATTTCCTTTAACAAACTCATAGATCATTGGTGGTTGGTCTTACTGGATTGTTCGTGTTTAAACGGATGGTTTTCTGCAAATGGCATGATCAAATCATCACAAATTTCTGTTTTAGAGAACTTTATTCTCAGTCTTCCTCCTAAGGAAAACATAATCATTGCCAATCACTATCCTCTCTTACCTACAAAAGACCCTTCTCATGATTTAATTAATCATCTGCTTTTACAACATGTTTTGAAAAAGTATCCTAATGTGCGTTTATATCTTCACGGCCATAATCATCAGGCTGCTGTCTATAACTTCAAAGATCACGCACCAAATATGATTTTAAACAGTGGCTCTGTCTCGTTACCTTCTAATGCTCGTTTTCACATTATCGACCTGTATCCTCAAGGATACCATGTATATACTGCAGCGATAACAAATCTCTTAAATACGCAAGAGCCTCTAAAAATCTCTATAGAAGCCAATTTGGAGTCTTGGTAA
- the efp gene encoding elongation factor P, which yields MVRVSTSEFRVGLRIEIDGQPYLILQNDFVKPGKGQAFNRIKVKNFLTGRVIEKTFKSGESVETADVREQQMRFLYSDQEGATFMDDKTFEQEVIFWDKIENIRQWLLEDTIYTLVLYNGNVIAVEPPIFMELTIAETAPGVRGDTASGRVLKPAVTNTAAKIMVPIFIEEGEVVKIDTRTGSYESRVSK from the coding sequence ATGGTTCGTGTAAGTACTAGTGAATTTCGTGTAGGATTAAGAATAGAAATTGATGGTCAACCCTATTTGATTTTGCAAAATGACTTTGTAAAACCAGGAAAAGGCCAAGCCTTTAATAGGATTAAGGTAAAAAATTTTCTTACAGGAAGAGTCATTGAAAAGACGTTTAAATCTGGAGAATCCGTAGAAACTGCAGATGTGCGAGAACAACAGATGCGTTTCCTTTATTCAGATCAAGAAGGTGCTACCTTCATGGATGATAAAACATTCGAGCAAGAAGTCATCTTCTGGGACAAAATAGAAAATATCCGTCAGTGGCTATTAGAAGACACTATCTATACATTAGTTTTATACAATGGTAATGTTATTGCGGTAGAACCTCCAATTTTTATGGAACTGACTATTGCGGAAACGGCACCAGGTGTACGTGGAGATACAGCTTCGGGAAGAGTATTAAAGCCTGCAGTAACAAATACTGCAGCAAAAATTATGGTTCCCATTTTCATAGAAGAAGGTGAAGTTGTAAAAATAGATACACGTACAGGAAGTTATGAATCCCGCGTTTCCAAGTAG
- a CDS encoding AMP nucleosidase, whose protein sequence is MFKHKETKTNEAKIAQDTLERYSGSSIKEFCPYLLLTNFAHYTHVFAEAYQVPISKGSMFSAAHAPQVNTSILDFKLGSPGAALTIDLCSFLPNLKAAVMLGMCGGLRSHYQVGDYFVPIASIRGEGTSDIYFPPEVPALANFIVQKTITEILEEKKSSYHIGITHTTNIRFWEFNKEFRKKLYENKAQTIEMECATLFSAGYRRNLPVGGLLIISDLPLRREGIKTKASGNHVLKTYTQDHITTGIDVISRLDTVLQNRPTKANKGLPHMEIGEADDTMPKDSGISDSDY, encoded by the coding sequence ATGTTTAAGCATAAAGAAACGAAAACTAATGAAGCCAAAATCGCCCAGGATACGCTGGAGCGTTATTCTGGATCATCTATTAAAGAATTTTGTCCCTACCTACTTTTAACGAACTTTGCTCACTATACCCACGTATTTGCAGAAGCTTATCAGGTACCTATTTCCAAAGGATCTATGTTTTCTGCAGCACACGCTCCCCAAGTCAACACGTCTATTTTAGATTTTAAATTAGGATCTCCTGGAGCAGCTTTAACTATAGATTTATGTTCTTTTCTCCCTAACTTAAAAGCTGCCGTTATGCTTGGCATGTGTGGCGGTTTACGCTCGCACTATCAGGTTGGGGATTACTTTGTCCCCATAGCAAGTATTCGAGGAGAAGGAACCTCGGATATCTATTTCCCTCCCGAAGTGCCTGCTTTAGCAAATTTCATCGTGCAAAAAACGATCACAGAAATATTAGAAGAGAAAAAATCGAGCTACCATATTGGCATTACGCACACGACAAATATCCGTTTTTGGGAGTTCAATAAAGAGTTCCGAAAGAAACTTTATGAAAATAAAGCGCAAACTATAGAAATGGAGTGTGCCACCCTATTTTCTGCAGGTTACAGAAGAAACCTTCCCGTAGGAGGTTTATTGATTATTTCCGACTTACCCTTGAGAAGGGAAGGAATAAAAACTAAGGCAAGTGGGAATCACGTGCTGAAGACATACACACAAGATCACATCACTACGGGCATTGATGTCATTTCAAGATTAGACACAGTACTGCAAAACCGCCCCACAAAAGCCAACAAAGGCTTGCCGCATATGGAAATTGGAGAGGCTGATGATACTATGCCTAAAGATTCTGGCATCTCCGATAGCGATTATTGA